The Macadamia integrifolia cultivar HAES 741 unplaced genomic scaffold, SCU_Mint_v3 scaffold595, whole genome shotgun sequence nucleotide sequence ACGAAGACGTTTCTCTAGGTGTCCAAGAGAGTAAACAACAACATCACCACCGCCAGAAGCAGCCCGTTCACCGCCCATTTGATAAGTTTTTCTCAAGCAAAAGGAGAGTTCCGAACGCTTCCGATCCTCTCCACAATCGTTGAATACACTTAGATTCTCCTGTTGCTGGTGctcttctcatctctctttCTGTGAATCTCTGATGGAAGACGGGTTTATCTATTGTTGACTCTTGCTTATGGAGGAGGAGGTGACAGGGTAAGAACTAGGACATGTGAATAGGGACAGATATTAGTGATTTTTAGTGTTAGCTCAATAGTACTATACAGTTCGTTATTTTGTGTATTTCTGTATCACTAATATCATAGTaacattgatgatgatgaagaagtttGATTACTTTTACCTCGTAAATTGGAATCCATGTTCTGTAATCTTGGTGGGTTCTGGGTATTGCTTCTGTATCTTAAATCTTATCCATTATCATGTTAGGAAACGAAGGAATCAGGCCTCAACTAATTTAAGGAAAGCTTTCTCttttcaaggaaaaatcaagctTTTGTCTCgtgtcctctctttcttcttcttctccttttcctttttctcgcTTTAGTGTCTTCTACTCCATCTTTAATCTTTCTTTATCTTTCCATTGATTTTTGTTGTACCTTTTCATGTGCTCGTGAGATTTTGGCCTTTATCCTTTCCAACTTTGAGCTTTAttcactttcaagtttcaagatTTGGCAATAGTATTCATCTCTTTACTTTAGATTTCTAGAGATTTGCGGATCTGTAATTCATGTTAGATGACTTCGAACTAGCAGGGAATAAGCCATTTTAATGGCTCGCCAAATTATGCAGTTTAGTCTCGAgctaaaaatttcaatttggaAGGGTATCTTAAAAATTCCATTCTTGGTTGAAGCTGATTTCTAAATCTTGTAAACTCAACTTAACAATACGATTAAATGCATCTTAGAGAAGGGAGAAGGTGATTTCTTTACAGATTTGTTCTTACACAGGTTTCTGATAACAAAGTAAAACAAGTACAAGAAACGTCTATCTTTCTAGTTTCTACACAGAGGGTTCAAATTATAAGTTTAATTCCCCGGTGGAATTAAGGGCAAGTCGACCTCATCGCACCAATCTACACACCTCGTCTCAAAATGAGAACTTTGTACATCGCAGGGGAAATAGCTCAGCCAAACCTTCCCTCCGATCCTCCATTTGAGCACGCTACCTTCCATATCCTTGCTCAGCCTCCACCCGACCTCTTCCCCATACTCGTCCCTCGCAAACACAACGCTTCCTGACTTGTTGAAGGTCCTACTCGCTCCAGAGTATCTCTTCCTGAAAATACCATTCTTCGTCTTCGGATCTCCACCAACCCCTCTAGGCTTCCAAGTGACCACCTCGTCTCCGCTCGTGTTATCGCACAAAACCGCCTCGAACACCGCCGCATTCCCCTCTGCGTCCTGCTCCCATTTCCAGTTCTTCATCGTCTTCCTCGTCGACGTTATCGCCGTCGCCTTCAATCTCGGCAGGGACGATGATTTTGATTTTCCGAAATTGCCCTTCACGACCTTCTGCGTCTTCACTTCTCTCTCCGGGTTGTCCGTGGACCGGCCCAGGCTCAGCCCAGCCACGTAGGTTGCCCCGATCTCCGGTCCAACCCATACTCGTATCCTCGACGGGAAATGCCTCTCCTCATCGTAGTTACCGTTACTGTTATCGTTCGTGCTGAAACTCAGCTTGGATACGTGGAAGCGTAGGTTGTCGACACGTGCGGTCACCTGGATAAAGCCCTCATGAAACTCCACCGTGTACTCCAGCTGGATAACGGCCTCCAGTTGCTGATGCGCCAGTGCGTACGTTAGAACGAAGTCCTTCCCCTTCAGCACCGGATACTGATCATGATCGGAGCCACCAATACGGGTCATCGATAACACCGGAGCGTATCCCTTCAAGGACCAGAGCCCGTGAGATTCAGTGGCGTACGAGAACCCCAGGCGCAGGTTGTTCTTGTACGGTGATTGAGAATTTACTGCTACTGCTTCTCCTCTTAAGATCAGCCACTTGGCTAACATGTACCCAAGGGTGTGCATGAAGCACAGTTCTCCGTCCACTCCTATCGAAGTCAAGAAAGTTCTCAGTACATGCTTACAGGTAGATAAAGCGCTTAGGTTCGGACCCAGCAAGGATTCCATGTAGAGGGAGCCGGCTTCTGCAGGGGCATCACATACGCAGAGCCAGAAGAGACGGCAGAGGAAGACCAGGTTGAAGAAGGTGGAGAACGACTCGGGAGAGTGAGAGTCGAGAATCCACGAAACCGGTTCTGGTTTGAGCTTCTGCAATTGGGAGCGGGGGCAAGTGGTATCGTACGCTATAGGTGCGCGGGCTATGATTTCTTGGAGGAGTTGCAGGAGAAGTGGGAGGAAGGGCTTGTCTGCGGAGAGTGGACAAGGGTCTGATACCCACAGGGTTTTGTTTGGGTTTTGGGAAGGGTAGTAGAATCCCTCAAGGGAAATTGAGAAAGTCACAAGAGCTTCTGTGTTGGAACCTGAAGTTCGTTCTGCTTGGAAAAGAATCAATTTCTGGGTGTTGTGTTTGGCATCTTCCTCGATCGCGAGCTTGAAGACGAGTGGGGAGTTTGACTCGACCCACTCATCCGAGCTTGGGAGTTCACATATCCATGACCACAAATCCATGTTTTGATAATGGATTGGTTGGTCTGGACAGTGGAGAGGTGGAGACTagagaatgaagatgaagatgaagatgaagatgaagtgtTTGTTTTAATATTTATGAAGGAAACGAGTGATAGATGGACTGCCAACCTGGAGTGAGCCTTAGCCACTTGAaagagggtcctgctaagaaaTGAAATTGGTGGTTCTAAACTGGCCTCGTTCTAGATTTTCCTCTTCCGATAccgttttgattttctttatatatatatatatatatatcaagttTGGAGAAGAATGAACCACGATCCATGAACGAACGTTGGAAGGTTTTCACACGCAGAGATGTGTACCAGAAGGGTGCGTATATGGACTATATGGTGCGGTGCCGTAACACAACACGTTCGACCACAAACGAGAGATTAGTGTCCTGACTGCTGAATGCTGATTGATTGTTACGCCTGTGAGAGCAATAAATTTCATAATAAGGGTCAAAAGATGCACTTATCAATTGTGTATACTTCTGTAAGCTAGAAGAGTTATGGAACACTAAACCAATGAAAGGATTTTCATTGACACTCCTAATTACTGTTAAATAATCCCTATCTTAGctacgaaagaaaaaaaaaaaaaaaaatccttgaatTTTATTTCAAACACTCAAAACatatacacatttttttttttcatttttaagtgaGGGTGAGATCTTGTCATTGTACATTGATGAGGTCACGAACTACAACTCATGATATTGTTCACTTTGGGCTGCCTATAAAGCTCCCTTAATGTTGCCTTTATGGTTTTGAAAGACCTCATGAGTGAGTGAGTACTTAAATCCTTACATGGATCACAATCTTCACTTCACTCACTGATATGGAGTTATCTTAGTCGCCCTGTGTCTAGTTTTTACCCATGATATACATATATACTTGAAGAATGTGTTATACAATAACAACTCTTGGCAATTACATaacaataaatatatttttgaatCATATTAAAACCCAATTTTTCTCTGACTTAAAgaaattttgagaataagatAAAAGGAATCCAAAAAAGGTTACATGTTCTACATACAtctataaaaatttcatttagaCAATACCAACCAAAAACGGGAGAGTTGAGATTAGATGAGAACGACAATGTCACGTAGCATGGAGTTTTTacctcttcattttttttctttttttatttaagaacAATGTTACCATTCTACTTGTTCAAAGTTTAGTCACATCCTCTTTCCTTGTCAAGGCATTGCTATCTGTATACCTTTTCTTTTGGGGTCAAGGTGGTAAGGTATACTGGCAAGGGACCATGCCCAAGGAAGCAGAGGTCCTGAGTTAACTAAATTCTCTCCACCCCGTGGGGTTACATAAAGCTTCCATAATTTATCCTGGGGTCTCCACCTTTCATGGTTCATGTGGGTGGTGGGGTCTTAAATGAGCGGTTTACGTGATATTAGGGAGGGCTATCCAAAAAACATTAGGTGGCAAGAGATAGACCTTATGTAGACTTGTCCTTCATGTGGGTTGTGGATCCTACATGAGCCAAGGGTTTACCTGACCTATCCACTTAAAATTATGGACCGTGGGGTTCCTTGTTACTAATGAAAGGGAAAGTGAGAAACCCAATGGTATTTTCCAAGGggacaattttttttgaattttctcgttttatttgaaaaaattatttaggctatgtttggttgcaagggaaattaaagggaaagaaagtcaaattttcatacttaaaaaagaaatatatgtaatcattaccccatgtgactgTATAATTActttaaatcattccatatttgattataaaatttcactttactttacatccaaaaccctttgctataatatgtaaaataaaaagtacatgtaaaatgtatcattaccaaatatggttaaaaaaatcaaattatttatataatcatattgaatcacatggagtaataattatgaacattcattttttaagtatgaaaatttcccttcctttccctttaaattccccttgcaagcaaacaaaGCCTTAATGTAGTATTTAATGCGAGAGttaaaaaaagtttgtaaaagTGATAGTAAGGTGgagtggatcaagtcctcgtgcgagaaccattctcgtatggGGCTGATCCGCATAGATGGAATTCACCCAACAACCAACTctatggtggattccatctgtgtggatcagccTGTA carries:
- the LOC122069363 gene encoding uncharacterized protein LOC122069363 yields the protein MDLWSWICELPSSDEWVESNSPLVFKLAIEEDAKHNTQKLILFQAERTSGSNTEALVTFSISLEGFYYPSQNPNKTLWVSDPCPLSADKPFLPLLLQLLQEIIARAPIAYDTTCPRSQLQKLKPEPVSWILDSHSPESFSTFFNLVFLCRLFWLCVCDAPAEAGSLYMESLLGPNLSALSTCKHVLRTFLTSIGVDGELCFMHTLGYMLAKWLILRGEAVAVNSQSPYKNNLRLGFSYATESHGLWSLKGYAPVLSMTRIGGSDHDQYPVLKGKDFVLTYALAHQQLEAVIQLEYTVEFHEGFIQVTARVDNLRFHVSKLSFSTNDNSNGNYDEERHFPSRIRVWVGPEIGATYVAGLSLGRSTDNPEREVKTQKVVKGNFGKSKSSSLPRLKATAITSTRKTMKNWKWEQDAEGNAAVFEAVLCDNTSGDEVVTWKPRGVGGDPKTKNGIFRKRYSGASRTFNKSGSVVFARDEYGEEVGWRLSKDMEGSVLKWRIGGKVWLSYFPCDVQSSHFETRCVDWCDEVDLPLIPPGN